Below is a genomic region from Kribbella qitaiheensis.
TGCGGTCGCGGCTGCTAACGGGCTTGCTAACAGTGGCCACGAATCGGCAGGACAGCCCTGGACAGTCCGCAAATTCGGCGGGTGCTCTCAGGAGCGCTGTGATCGAGGACGAATCCTCTGAAATCGACTACGGCTCCGGCCGGTCAGTAACGGTCACTCTCCAGCCGAACCCCACACCCATCACTGCACCGCTCACCTAGGCGCAACAGCTCGTTTTGCCATAGTACGGAGAAGGATCAGAGGCGACGCGAGTTTGATCGGCGTGACCGCCGCCCCGCCATGGGGCCGGGTGGGCACAACGCCGCCGCCCGCGACGTGAGTCGGGGTGGGCGAGAGGCGCTCAGCTGGGGACGGCAGCGGGCTGCGGGGAGGTAAGTGCCGCCAGCAGGCGGTCTTGTACTGCGGTGGTCGCGGAGCTCACCGCGCCGAGGAGGACGGCGTCGCCGGTTACACCGGTGACCTCCAACTGGGTGCCGAGTGGGGAACGAGCGGCCAAGGCGTCGACGACCTCGTCGCGCAGGGCCGTGCCGCCGGCCTGGGAGACTTCGCCTGCCAGCACGATCAGCGGTGGGTCGATCAGCGTGATGACCGACATCAGCCCGATCGCGACCCGCTCGGCCAGGACCTTCAGGAACTCGCGGGCGCGGTCGTCGTCGAGCGCCTCGACGGCCGCGGCGACCACTTCCTGCGGCGTACCGCCGGTGAGGCCGAACTGCTCACCGAGGTCGAGGACCGGACCGCCACCAACCAGGTCGTGGAAGTCGCGTGCTTCGGTCCCGATCGCCGGGACGGGCATGTAGCCGAGCTCACCCGCGCAGCCGTGAGCTCCGCGCATCAGCGTGCCGCCCTGGTCGATCGCGAAGCCGGAACCCCCGGCCAGCCAGAGCACCGTGAACGCGTCGACGTCAGCCGCGACGCCGTGCGAACGCTCGGCGATCGCCGCCAGGTTCACGTCGTTGTCGACCATCACCTCGGTCTCCAGCCGGGCCCGGATCTCGTTCACCAACCCGGGCCGGTCCAGCCCCGGCACGTCGATGTAGCGGATGTCGCCGGTACGCGGATCAGGCGAACCCGGTACGCCGAGTTGCACCTGCAGCAGCAGGTCGCGTGGGATCCGCGCCTGCCGGCAGAGCTCGCTGACGATGTCCGCCACGATGTCGACCGGGTCCGCGCCGTCGAAGGTCACATTGCTCTCGACGGTCGCCCGCACCTCGCCGGCCAGGTCCGCGATGATCGCCGAGACCGACGGCTGGTGGCTTCCCCCGACATCGCGGCCGCTGACATCGCGGATCGACAGCGCCGCGATGTAGCCGGCGTCGGCGTTCGCGGCGTACATGGCCGCGTTGGGCCCGGGGCCGCCGCTGGAGTGCCCGACGACGATCGCCAGCCCGGCATCCTCCAGCCGCCGCAGCACCTCGGACGCGGTCGGCTTCGACAGCCCGGTCAGGTCCCGTAAGTCTGTCCGCGTCAACGGCCCGCGCTCGAACAGGTACGCCAGGGCGGCGGCCTCGTTCATTCCGCGCAGCAATCGCGCCGAACCTGCCGGTCGAGCCACCCCGAGTCCTTCCGCCAACCAAAGTCACCAGTCGGTCAACGATATCCCGCTGAGACCGCTCTCAAACCGGAATCGCTCCCGGACGCGCTGGTCAGCTCTCCCGTTCGTGCCCACCGACCCCGCGATGCGGTGCGGCCGGGTCGGACGCCGTACTGCGGCTCTCGGCCGGCTCGTCACTCGGTGTGTCGATCGAGACCAGTCCGTCGGCGGCCTCAGCGGCGCTACCCACGCCGGTCGTCGACGACCGCGGAGCGTCGGGGTCACGGGTGGTCAGGT
It encodes:
- a CDS encoding ROK family transcriptional regulator, which encodes MARPAGSARLLRGMNEAAALAYLFERGPLTRTDLRDLTGLSKPTASEVLRRLEDAGLAIVVGHSSGGPGPNAAMYAANADAGYIAALSIRDVSGRDVGGSHQPSVSAIIADLAGEVRATVESNVTFDGADPVDIVADIVSELCRQARIPRDLLLQVQLGVPGSPDPRTGDIRYIDVPGLDRPGLVNEIRARLETEVMVDNDVNLAAIAERSHGVAADVDAFTVLWLAGGSGFAIDQGGTLMRGAHGCAGELGYMPVPAIGTEARDFHDLVGGGPVLDLGEQFGLTGGTPQEVVAAAVEALDDDRAREFLKVLAERVAIGLMSVITLIDPPLIVLAGEVSQAGGTALRDEVVDALAARSPLGTQLEVTGVTGDAVLLGAVSSATTAVQDRLLAALTSPQPAAVPS